In Halovivax gelatinilyticus, the following are encoded in one genomic region:
- a CDS encoding LSM domain-containing protein: MSGRPLDVLEDALGEPVTVRLKSGEEYAGELDGYDQHMNLVLSRASVADDETASTEDTTIIRGDNVVSITP, translated from the coding sequence ATGAGCGGACGTCCACTCGACGTACTCGAAGACGCACTCGGAGAACCCGTCACCGTGAGGCTAAAGAGCGGTGAAGAGTACGCCGGCGAACTCGACGGATACGACCAGCACATGAATCTGGTCCTCTCGCGCGCGAGCGTAGCAGACGACGAGACGGCGTCGACCGAAGACACAACGATTATACGCGGCGATAACGTCGTGTCGATTACTCCATGA
- a CDS encoding 50S ribosomal protein L37e has protein sequence MTGKGTPSQGKKNKTVHVKCRRCGEASYHTKKERCSACGFGKSAKRREYAWQGKAGDN, from the coding sequence ATGACTGGAAAGGGAACCCCGAGCCAGGGTAAAAAGAACAAGACGGTTCACGTCAAATGCCGTCGCTGTGGCGAAGCGTCGTATCACACGAAGAAAGAACGCTGTTCGGCGTGCGGATTCGGCAAATCGGCGAAGCGTCGTGAGTACGCCTGGCAGGGCAAAGCGGGCGACAACTGA
- the purF gene encoding amidophosphoribosyltransferase, translating to MTEKCGVVGVSLDEREAVRPLYYALYALQHRGQESAGIVTHDGFQQHSHVEMGLVGDAFDEDDLARLAGSAGIGHVRYPTAGSVDKGCAQPFSVSFKSGSLGLSHNGNLVNADEIRDELAGFGHAFTSDGDTEVIAHDLARNLLEADLIRAVKRTMSRIHGSYALTICHDDTVLGVRDPRGNRPLCIGKLDDGYAIASESAAIDTLDGTLVRDVEPGELVVLEPDGSGFDSYQLVETEETAHCFFEHVYFARPDSVIDGHLVYEARRELGRRLWAESGVETDVVMPVPDSGRAFASGYAEAASETTAAGAPREEGQTGPEFAEGLMKNRYVGRTFIMPTQGERERAVRLKLNPIKSTVENKTVTLIDDSIVRGTTSTQLVDLLKDCGAKEVHLRIGAPPIVAPCYMGIDMATREELIASDKSVPEIAETIGADSVSYLSTNTVAEALETARDDLCLGCVTGEYPYDIEGEETDRNVTRPTIDSGIEADD from the coding sequence ATGACCGAAAAGTGCGGCGTCGTCGGGGTCAGCCTCGACGAGCGAGAGGCAGTGAGACCACTATACTACGCGCTCTACGCGTTACAACACCGCGGCCAGGAGTCGGCGGGCATCGTCACGCACGACGGGTTCCAACAACACAGCCACGTCGAGATGGGCCTCGTCGGCGACGCCTTCGACGAAGACGACCTCGCGAGGCTCGCCGGTTCGGCCGGGATCGGACACGTCCGCTATCCGACCGCCGGAAGCGTCGATAAGGGCTGTGCACAACCGTTTTCCGTCTCGTTCAAGAGCGGGTCGCTGGGGCTCTCACACAACGGAAATCTCGTAAACGCCGACGAAATTCGAGACGAACTCGCCGGCTTCGGTCACGCGTTCACGAGCGACGGCGACACGGAAGTGATCGCCCACGACCTCGCGCGAAACCTGCTCGAGGCGGACCTCATTCGAGCCGTCAAGCGGACGATGAGCCGCATTCACGGCTCCTACGCGCTCACGATCTGTCACGACGACACCGTCCTCGGCGTCCGCGACCCGCGCGGTAATCGTCCGCTCTGCATCGGAAAACTGGACGACGGCTACGCCATCGCATCCGAGTCGGCGGCGATCGACACGCTCGATGGAACGCTCGTCCGCGACGTCGAACCGGGGGAACTCGTCGTCCTGGAACCCGACGGCTCCGGCTTCGACTCGTACCAGCTCGTCGAGACCGAAGAGACGGCCCACTGCTTCTTCGAACACGTTTACTTCGCCAGACCGGACTCGGTGATCGACGGTCACCTCGTCTACGAAGCGCGTCGCGAGCTCGGACGGAGACTGTGGGCCGAAAGCGGCGTCGAAACGGACGTCGTGATGCCCGTCCCGGACTCGGGCCGTGCGTTCGCGAGCGGATACGCGGAAGCGGCCTCGGAGACGACGGCGGCCGGAGCGCCTCGCGAGGAGGGACAGACCGGTCCGGAGTTCGCCGAGGGATTGATGAAAAACCGCTACGTCGGTCGGACGTTCATCATGCCCACGCAGGGCGAACGCGAGCGCGCCGTTCGGCTGAAGTTAAACCCGATCAAGAGCACGGTCGAGAACAAGACCGTCACCCTGATCGACGACTCGATCGTTCGTGGGACCACGTCGACGCAGCTGGTCGACTTGCTCAAAGACTGCGGCGCCAAAGAGGTCCACCTTCGGATCGGTGCGCCGCCGATCGTCGCACCCTGTTACATGGGCATCGACATGGCGACGCGCGAGGAACTGATCGCGTCCGATAAGTCGGTGCCGGAGATCGCCGAAACGATCGGCGCAGACAGCGTCTCCTATCTCTCGACGAACACCGTCGCCGAGGCGCTAGAAACCGCTCGCGACGATCTGTGTCTGGGGTGTGTGACCGGCGAGTATCCATACGATATCGAGGGAGAAGAGACCGATCGGAACGTCACCCGCCCCACGATCGATTCCGGTATCGAGGCAGACGACTGA
- a CDS encoding DUF420 domain-containing protein, producing the protein MASLAPDRVPWVTAVLSVISLALVFGAAGGRIPSSTVPNAPTAVLEFIPTVNVAISALAILTIAAGWRAIRRRQIERHRRLMVISVVLFATFLLFYLYRLVATGGAAGFDGPQAVYHYLYLPVLVGHIGLAMVCIPLLYYALLLTVSHEVRELHGTAHARVGRIVAPLWITSFALGIVVYLLGTVLY; encoded by the coding sequence ATGGCATCCCTCGCTCCCGACCGAGTCCCATGGGTGACGGCCGTTCTCTCGGTCATCTCGCTCGCACTCGTCTTTGGCGCGGCCGGCGGACGAATTCCGTCGTCGACGGTACCGAACGCGCCGACGGCGGTCCTCGAGTTCATACCCACCGTAAACGTCGCAATTAGCGCGCTGGCGATACTGACGATCGCCGCCGGGTGGCGTGCGATCCGTCGGCGACAAATCGAGCGACACCGCCGGCTGATGGTGATCTCGGTCGTCCTGTTCGCGACGTTTCTGCTCTTTTATCTCTACCGGCTCGTCGCCACCGGTGGTGCGGCCGGGTTCGACGGCCCGCAAGCAGTCTACCACTACCTCTACCTGCCGGTGCTCGTCGGGCACATCGGACTGGCGATGGTCTGCATTCCGCTGCTGTACTACGCCCTGTTGTTGACGGTGAGCCACGAGGTCAGGGAGCTACACGGGACGGCCCACGCGAGGGTCGGACGAATCGTCGCCCCGCTCTGGATCACCTCGTTCGCGCTCGGGATCGTCGTCTACCTGCTCGGAACCGTCCTCTACTGA
- a CDS encoding alkaline phosphatase family protein has product MGLFDRLRGDDDPRVAFIGIDGVPFSLLDGHRDRFPAFASLAAEGAAGEITSIVPPESSACWPALTTGVNPGSTGVYGFQDRETGTYDTYVPMGQDVQATRVWDRVERANRNASIFNVPVTFPPDRTLQRMVSGFLSPELEAASHPDDVARYLESIDYRIDVDPRLGHESDKEAFVEDAHATIDARFEAFEHYLDADDWDLFMGVFMTTDRVNHFLYRDYEQDGAYAEDFLEFYEKVDEYVGRIRASLPDDVTLIVASDHGFTTLEYEVHCNRWLAEEGWLSYRTDEPEELDDIADETRAYSFIPGRFYLNLEGREPRGSVSPDEYDDVRDELAAMLESLEGPNGAPVVERVVEKEAAFRGDHDAIAPDLVAIPAKGFDLKSGFNGDGPVFDTGPRNGMHSFDDAALYIDDPDASIGDADLLDIAPTILECMNVEYRRGEFDGASLI; this is encoded by the coding sequence ATGGGTCTGTTCGACCGGTTGCGTGGGGATGACGATCCGCGAGTCGCCTTCATCGGTATCGACGGTGTACCGTTCAGTCTTCTCGACGGACACCGCGATCGGTTTCCAGCGTTCGCGTCACTCGCAGCCGAGGGGGCGGCCGGCGAGATTACGAGTATCGTTCCGCCGGAATCGAGCGCGTGCTGGCCGGCGCTCACTACCGGCGTCAACCCCGGGTCGACCGGCGTCTACGGGTTTCAGGATCGCGAAACCGGCACGTACGACACGTACGTCCCGATGGGCCAGGACGTCCAGGCGACGCGGGTCTGGGATCGCGTCGAGCGTGCGAATCGAAACGCCTCCATCTTCAACGTTCCCGTAACGTTCCCGCCCGACCGAACGCTCCAGCGGATGGTCTCTGGATTCCTCTCGCCCGAACTCGAGGCCGCTTCTCACCCGGACGATGTCGCTCGCTACCTCGAGTCGATCGATTACCGGATCGACGTCGATCCGAGGCTCGGTCACGAGTCGGACAAGGAGGCGTTCGTCGAGGACGCTCACGCGACCATAGACGCCAGATTCGAGGCGTTCGAACACTACCTCGACGCCGACGACTGGGACCTCTTTATGGGCGTCTTCATGACGACTGACCGGGTGAATCACTTCCTCTATCGGGACTACGAGCAGGATGGAGCGTACGCAGAGGACTTCCTCGAGTTTTACGAGAAAGTCGACGAGTACGTCGGCCGGATCCGAGCGTCACTTCCCGACGACGTCACGTTGATCGTCGCGTCCGACCACGGATTCACGACCCTCGAGTACGAAGTTCACTGCAACCGGTGGCTCGCCGAGGAGGGCTGGCTCAGTTACCGAACCGACGAGCCGGAAGAACTAGACGACATCGCAGACGAAACGCGCGCGTACTCGTTCATTCCCGGTCGATTCTATCTCAACCTCGAGGGGCGCGAACCGCGGGGCTCCGTCTCGCCCGACGAGTACGACGATGTACGCGACGAACTCGCCGCGATGCTCGAATCGCTCGAGGGCCCGAACGGAGCGCCCGTCGTCGAGCGCGTCGTCGAAAAGGAGGCGGCGTTTCGCGGCGACCACGACGCGATCGCCCCGGACCTCGTCGCGATTCCGGCCAAGGGCTTCGACCTCAAATCCGGATTCAACGGCGATGGACCGGTCTTCGACACCGGACCCCGAAACGGAATGCACAGCTTCGACGACGCCGCCCTCTACATCGACGATCCGGACGCCTCGATCGGCGACGCGGATCTCCTCGACATCGCGCCGACGATACTCGAGTGTATGAACGTCGAGTATCGTCGCGGGGAGTTCGACGGCGCCAGCCTGATCTGA
- a CDS encoding DUF371 domain-containing protein produces the protein MYDESDDREGGAGEPTTRRVERIRARGHENVSARHGSTFEVTTDDFLTPAGDCILAIEADRAPADFDSTFVDACRDEAATISMTIRANGYEATVTGRGDPALTFDDDRSAVGRTSEYVDDRTVMVEASMAANGVDRRLVDALADGADAEVRLVVCPPERQD, from the coding sequence ATGTACGACGAGAGCGACGACCGCGAAGGCGGGGCCGGTGAGCCGACGACACGACGCGTCGAACGTATTCGAGCGCGCGGTCACGAGAACGTCTCCGCCCGACACGGAAGCACGTTCGAGGTGACCACCGACGACTTTCTGACCCCGGCGGGCGATTGCATCCTCGCCATCGAGGCCGATCGCGCACCCGCCGACTTCGATTCGACGTTCGTCGACGCCTGTCGAGACGAGGCGGCGACGATCTCGATGACGATTCGCGCGAACGGGTACGAGGCGACGGTCACTGGTCGCGGCGACCCGGCGCTGACGTTCGACGACGACCGCAGCGCAGTGGGTCGAACGAGCGAGTACGTCGACGACCGAACCGTGATGGTCGAGGCGTCGATGGCGGCGAACGGCGTCGACCGACGGCTCGTCGACGCGCTGGCCGACGGCGCCGACGCCGAGGTCCGACTCGTCGTCTGCCCACCCGAACGACAAGACTGA
- a CDS encoding cation diffusion facilitator family transporter, protein MADIDERRRFARASWANVIGNAAKIIVEGAAGLAFGSVALVADAAHSIGDLVASVVVLVWGESRFDDPDASHPHGHARIEPLTALFVGAMIVVLGASLFFESTQGLLAGASGTFNYALLGAVTFAMVTMYAVYRYTAAINATIGSTALAALAADCRNDLYTSFAALVGILGLMMGYPALDPIAGGLVSLLVIYQGVSIGRENVGYLAGTAAPEGHREVVEETLLSHPAVEGVHDLVVYYDGTVLEVEAHVEVDGDLPLRDAHDIETALVERTRALEPVGDAHVHLDPSGIGEWKDATDGSPDGPSSHRGARE, encoded by the coding sequence GTGGCGGACATCGACGAGCGTCGGCGGTTCGCCCGCGCGTCGTGGGCGAACGTGATCGGAAATGCGGCGAAAATTATCGTCGAGGGAGCGGCCGGTCTCGCGTTCGGGAGCGTCGCGCTGGTCGCCGACGCCGCCCACTCGATCGGCGACCTGGTCGCGAGCGTCGTCGTTCTCGTCTGGGGAGAGAGCCGGTTCGACGATCCCGACGCCAGCCACCCGCACGGCCACGCCAGGATCGAGCCGTTGACCGCCCTCTTCGTCGGCGCGATGATCGTCGTACTCGGCGCGAGCCTGTTCTTCGAATCGACGCAAGGGCTGCTCGCCGGTGCGTCGGGGACGTTCAATTACGCCTTGCTGGGCGCCGTTACGTTCGCGATGGTGACGATGTACGCCGTCTACCGGTACACCGCAGCGATCAACGCGACCATCGGATCGACGGCGCTCGCCGCCCTGGCCGCAGACTGCCGAAATGATCTCTACACGTCGTTCGCCGCACTCGTCGGAATTCTCGGGCTGATGATGGGGTATCCGGCGCTCGACCCGATCGCCGGCGGGCTCGTCAGCCTGCTCGTCATCTACCAGGGCGTCTCGATCGGTCGCGAGAACGTCGGGTACCTCGCGGGAACGGCGGCCCCCGAGGGACATCGGGAGGTCGTCGAAGAAACGCTACTCTCACATCCGGCGGTCGAAGGGGTCCACGACCTCGTCGTCTACTACGACGGGACCGTCCTCGAAGTCGAAGCGCACGTAGAAGTTGACGGCGACCTCCCGCTTCGGGACGCCCACGACATCGAAACGGCCCTGGTCGAACGAACGCGCGCCCTCGAACCGGTCGGGGACGCCCACGTTCACCTCGATCCGTCCGGGATCGGCGAGTGGAAAGACGCGACCGACGGCAGTCCGGACGGGCCGTCGTCGCACCGCGGCGCCCGCGAGTGA
- a CDS encoding endonuclease III domain-containing protein: MSDRSASSQSTDSTADEPAENISGGSDGGGAARVFEPATADTRAERVVDSLGERYWQKAYGGQDAFTCLVRTILSQNTSDVASQPAHDALIERYDSDGDDLAASLAAANRETLAETISSAGLYNQKARMIAEAAEWIVERFGSAASFDAFVTETDAETVRSELLDVRGVGPKTADCVLLFAGGRDGVFPVDTHVHRISRRMGLTPPDADHEEVREALEADVPPEKCGFGHTAMIQFGREFCSARTPACLDGPEACPLYDSCDRIGVTEETGSVVDPADAT, translated from the coding sequence ATGAGCGATCGATCCGCGTCGAGCCAATCGACAGATTCGACCGCGGACGAACCGGCCGAAAACATAAGCGGCGGGTCCGACGGCGGTGGAGCGGCCCGCGTCTTCGAACCGGCGACGGCCGACACCCGCGCCGAACGGGTGGTCGACTCCCTCGGAGAGAGGTACTGGCAGAAAGCCTACGGTGGACAGGACGCGTTTACGTGTCTCGTTCGAACGATATTGAGTCAGAACACGAGCGACGTCGCGAGTCAACCAGCTCACGACGCGTTGATCGAGAGATACGATTCTGACGGGGACGACCTCGCCGCATCGCTCGCCGCTGCGAACCGGGAAACCCTGGCCGAGACGATCAGTTCGGCCGGCCTCTACAACCAGAAGGCACGAATGATCGCCGAAGCCGCCGAGTGGATCGTAGAACGGTTCGGCTCCGCCGCGTCGTTCGACGCGTTCGTCACGGAGACGGACGCCGAGACGGTTCGGTCCGAACTGCTCGACGTCCGCGGCGTCGGACCGAAAACGGCCGACTGCGTGCTCCTGTTCGCAGGCGGGCGCGACGGCGTCTTTCCCGTCGATACGCACGTTCACCGCATCTCCAGGCGGATGGGACTCACACCGCCGGACGCCGATCACGAGGAAGTTCGCGAGGCGCTCGAAGCGGACGTTCCACCCGAGAAGTGCGGGTTCGGACACACTGCAATGATCCAGTTCGGCAGGGAGTTCTGTTCGGCCAGGACCCCGGCGTGTCTCGACGGGCCTGAAGCCTGTCCGTTGTACGATTCGTGCGACCGGATCGGCGTAACCGAGGAGACGGGTTCCGTCGTCGATCCGGCCGACGCGACCTGA
- a CDS encoding ABC transporter permease yields MVDVTDVTDEMFEDSTYGRYRWLVRPVSIVGVYALMFASIAVWYDPETASRVEWFGLDVYLLEWISLLSVLIVVLVVGPAVARRPTAVRRFLVRFARDRVALVALLVLCWVIAMAFYGEFVVGREVQFDPAVSHNPPVGFSAEFWIPNTCVGTESDGSCYGTLEHPLGTDRSGRDISHAVTQGILTSLQVGVSTAVIAGGLGTVVGVTAGTLGGRVDDVLMRLVDVVTSVPAFFAYVLVMMALATGRTHVLLVLLFGLFSWGGFARLVRSEVLRVKTEQYVESARAAGAGNLYVVRYHVLPNVTTGVFVPIVTLVPIYMLAEAALSYLDLLHTHAYTVSLGEEIADGFDQPYGYWWYVWWDAVVPAVALTLLILCIFLVGDRINELVDPRES; encoded by the coding sequence ATGGTCGACGTGACCGACGTTACGGACGAGATGTTCGAGGATTCGACCTACGGCAGATACCGATGGCTGGTCCGCCCGGTGTCGATCGTCGGCGTATACGCGCTCATGTTCGCGAGCATCGCCGTGTGGTACGACCCGGAGACGGCGAGTCGGGTCGAGTGGTTCGGACTCGACGTGTACCTGCTAGAGTGGATCTCGTTATTGTCCGTCCTCATCGTCGTTCTCGTCGTCGGCCCGGCCGTCGCGAGGCGACCGACGGCGGTTCGACGATTTCTCGTCCGGTTCGCGCGGGACCGCGTCGCCCTCGTCGCGCTACTCGTGCTGTGCTGGGTGATCGCGATGGCGTTTTACGGCGAGTTCGTCGTCGGACGGGAGGTACAGTTCGATCCGGCCGTCTCCCACAACCCGCCGGTCGGGTTCTCCGCGGAGTTCTGGATACCGAACACCTGCGTCGGGACCGAATCCGACGGCTCCTGTTACGGCACCCTCGAACACCCGCTCGGAACCGACCGATCCGGTCGAGACATTTCACACGCCGTCACGCAAGGGATCCTGACGAGCCTGCAGGTCGGCGTCTCGACGGCCGTCATCGCCGGCGGACTCGGAACGGTCGTCGGGGTGACGGCGGGGACGCTCGGTGGTCGCGTCGACGACGTCCTGATGCGCCTGGTCGACGTCGTCACGTCCGTCCCCGCGTTCTTCGCGTACGTGCTGGTGATGATGGCGCTCGCGACGGGTCGAACGCACGTTCTGCTGGTACTCCTGTTCGGACTCTTCAGCTGGGGTGGATTCGCCCGTCTGGTGAGAAGCGAAGTGCTTCGGGTGAAAACCGAACAGTACGTCGAGTCCGCGCGGGCGGCGGGTGCCGGAAACCTCTACGTGGTCAGATACCACGTGCTACCGAACGTGACGACCGGCGTGTTCGTCCCCATCGTTACGCTGGTCCCCATCTACATGCTCGCCGAGGCCGCCCTCTCGTATCTGGATTTACTCCACACGCACGCCTACACCGTCTCGCTGGGCGAGGAGATCGCCGACGGATTCGATCAGCCGTACGGATACTGGTGGTACGTCTGGTGGGACGCCGTCGTGCCCGCAGTCGCACTGACCCTGTTGATACTCTGCATCTTCCTCGTCGGCGACCGAATCAATGAACTGGTAGACCCGCGAGAATCGTGA
- a CDS encoding ABC transporter permease — MSPSRSLLSALGARIAWACGLVLVVVSAMFALISSTTDPEARSLHAPPDAADEPPLREQYVEFMGSFLRFEWGESNTASVWAGDPIIGESASNAGAVVTALPITLAYVIPSALLAFGLALVAGYVAASRPRAWHTRLTGSSMYVLFSLPNFFLAAVIFYTLQDLDPSWFPSEYQLDDGFSTSNLLWLTLPGFVLTTHLVAGFFRYTRAETREALKEEYVKLVRAKGSSSPRVARHVFRNAALPLFSLFVAELIGVLLVTVFVIEVVFEVPGVGLLTYQGIVNREIELVMVLTALFATTCILANLIEDLATVSLDPRASVGE; from the coding sequence ATGTCGCCCTCCCGGTCGCTGCTTTCCGCTCTCGGTGCGCGAATCGCCTGGGCGTGCGGGCTGGTTCTCGTCGTCGTCTCGGCGATGTTCGCGCTCATCTCGTCGACGACCGACCCCGAAGCGAGAAGTTTACACGCCCCGCCGGATGCGGCGGACGAACCACCGCTCCGAGAGCAGTACGTCGAGTTCATGGGATCGTTTCTCAGATTCGAGTGGGGTGAGTCGAACACGGCCTCGGTCTGGGCGGGCGATCCCATCATCGGCGAATCAGCGTCGAACGCCGGCGCGGTTGTAACGGCGCTGCCGATCACGCTCGCCTACGTGATTCCGTCGGCGCTGCTCGCATTCGGTCTCGCGCTGGTAGCCGGCTACGTGGCGGCGAGCCGACCGCGCGCCTGGCACACCCGGCTCACCGGTTCCAGCATGTACGTCCTGTTCAGTCTGCCGAATTTCTTTCTCGCGGCGGTCATCTTCTACACCCTCCAGGACCTCGATCCGTCGTGGTTTCCGTCCGAGTACCAACTCGATGATGGATTCAGCACATCGAATCTGCTCTGGCTGACGCTTCCCGGGTTCGTTCTCACCACGCACCTCGTCGCCGGGTTCTTTCGCTACACCAGGGCGGAAACTCGAGAGGCGCTCAAAGAAGAGTACGTGAAACTCGTCCGTGCCAAAGGGTCGAGTTCGCCACGCGTCGCCAGACACGTCTTCCGAAACGCGGCGCTCCCGCTGTTTTCGCTGTTCGTCGCGGAACTCATCGGCGTGTTGCTCGTCACCGTGTTCGTCATCGAAGTCGTCTTCGAGGTGCCCGGCGTCGGCCTGCTCACCTACCAGGGGATTGTAAACCGGGAGATCGAACTCGTCATGGTGCTCACCGCACTGTTCGCCACCACCTGTATTCTCGCGAATCTGATCGAAGATCTCGCGACGGTCTCGCTCGATCCTCGTGCGAGCGTCGGCGAGTAA
- a CDS encoding beta-CASP ribonuclease aCPSF1, whose amino-acid sequence MSTVEQQLDDLKAEITSEIPNDITVSSVKYEGPELVVYTHDPKKFAQQGDLVRTLASKLRKRIIIRPDPTVLSRPEEAREQILDVIPDEAGVEDLDFHADTGEVVIEAAKPGMVIGRHGSTLREITQTVGWTPEVVRTPPIESSTVSNVRNFLKQERDERRDVLERIGRQIHREEMSDDEYVRISTLGCCREVGRASFILSTPETRILVDCGDKPGAEGEVPYLHAPEAFGAGPQSIDAVVLTHAHLDHSAFIPLLFKYGYDGPIYCTEPTRDLMGLLTLDYLDVAAKEGRTPPYESEQVREAIKHCIPIEYGDVTDIAPDVKVTFHNAGHILGSAVTHFHIGDGLYNVCFSGDIHYEDTRLFNGAVNDFPRVETLVLESTYGGRNDYQTDQGDAERKLVEIVKETFDRGGKVVIPAFAVGRSQEIMLVIEEAMREGDIPTMPVHLDGMIWEATAIHTTYPEYLRDDLRDRIFHEDENPFLADQFNHIDGGEEERQDVADGDPCIILSTSGMVTGGPIMSWLGHVGPDPDSTLLFVGYQAQGTLGRRIQNGWDEIPVSDIGRHDRSGNGRGTLSLNMNVETVDGFSGHADRAGLENFVKTMNPRPEKVLCVHGDERSVQDLSSALYHEYNMRTFAPKNLETFRFL is encoded by the coding sequence ATGAGTACCGTAGAGCAGCAACTCGACGATTTGAAAGCAGAGATCACGAGCGAAATACCGAACGACATCACGGTTTCATCGGTGAAGTACGAGGGGCCGGAACTCGTCGTCTACACCCACGATCCGAAGAAGTTCGCCCAGCAAGGAGACCTCGTCAGAACGCTAGCGAGTAAACTGAGAAAACGGATCATCATCCGACCGGATCCGACCGTTCTCTCGCGACCAGAAGAGGCGCGCGAACAGATCCTCGACGTGATTCCGGACGAAGCCGGCGTCGAAGACCTGGATTTCCACGCCGACACCGGAGAGGTCGTGATCGAGGCGGCCAAACCGGGAATGGTCATCGGTCGACACGGTTCGACTCTGCGCGAGATCACGCAGACCGTCGGCTGGACGCCGGAAGTCGTCCGCACGCCGCCGATCGAGTCCTCGACCGTCTCGAACGTTCGTAACTTCTTGAAACAAGAGCGCGACGAGCGCCGAGACGTCCTGGAACGAATCGGTCGACAGATCCACCGCGAGGAGATGTCGGACGACGAGTACGTTCGCATCTCGACGCTCGGGTGCTGTCGCGAGGTCGGACGCGCGTCGTTCATCCTCTCGACGCCCGAGACGCGGATCCTCGTCGACTGCGGCGACAAACCCGGCGCCGAAGGTGAAGTTCCGTACCTCCACGCGCCGGAAGCTTTCGGCGCGGGCCCCCAGTCGATCGATGCGGTCGTCCTCACCCACGCCCACCTCGATCACTCGGCGTTCATCCCGCTCTTGTTCAAGTACGGCTACGACGGCCCGATTTACTGTACGGAACCCACGCGCGATCTGATGGGGCTTCTCACCCTGGATTACCTCGACGTCGCGGCGAAGGAGGGCCGGACGCCGCCGTACGAGTCGGAGCAGGTCCGCGAGGCGATCAAACACTGCATTCCGATCGAGTACGGTGACGTGACGGACATCGCCCCCGACGTCAAAGTCACGTTCCACAACGCGGGTCACATTCTCGGCTCCGCGGTCACGCACTTCCACATCGGCGACGGCCTCTACAACGTCTGTTTCTCCGGCGACATTCACTACGAGGACACGCGCCTGTTCAACGGCGCGGTCAACGACTTCCCTCGCGTCGAAACGCTCGTCCTGGAGTCGACCTACGGCGGTCGCAACGACTACCAGACCGACCAGGGTGACGCCGAACGAAAACTCGTCGAGATCGTCAAAGAGACGTTCGACCGCGGTGGAAAGGTGGTCATTCCCGCCTTCGCCGTCGGGCGCTCCCAGGAGATCATGCTCGTCATCGAGGAGGCCATGCGCGAGGGCGATATTCCGACGATGCCTGTCCACCTAGACGGGATGATCTGGGAGGCGACGGCGATCCACACGACCTATCCGGAGTACTTGCGTGACGATCTGCGAGATCGGATCTTCCACGAAGACGAAAATCCGTTCCTCGCCGACCAGTTCAACCACATCGACGGCGGGGAAGAAGAACGTCAGGACGTCGCTGACGGCGACCCTTGCATCATCCTCTCGACCTCGGGGATGGTCACCGGCGGGCCGATCATGTCGTGGCTCGGCCACGTCGGGCCCGACCCTGACTCGACGCTACTCTTCGTCGGCTATCAGGCCCAGGGGACGCTCGGTCGGCGCATCCAGAACGGCTGGGACGAGATACCCGTCTCCGATATCGGTCGACACGACCGTAGCGGGAACGGGCGCGGCACGCTTTCACTCAACATGAACGTCGAAACCGTCGACGGCTTCTCCGGCCACGCTGACCGGGCCGGGCTCGAGAACTTCGTGAAGACGATGAACCCACGGCCGGAGAAAGTGCTGTGCGTTCACGGCGACGAACGCTCGGTCCAGGACCTCTCTTCGGCGCTCTATCACGAGTACAATATGCGCACGTTCGCCCCCAAGAATCTCGAAACGTTCCGGTTTCTCTAG